Within Conexibacter woesei DSM 14684, the genomic segment GTCGCCGGTCGAGTCGGCGAACGCGTCGATCTTCTCCTGCGTGACGTCGTCCCAGTCGCTGACGCCGAGCTCCTGCCCGACCCGCGCCTTGATGTCGTCGATGCCGTTGAGCGTGATCACCGTCGTCGTCTCCTCGTACCCGGTCTGGACGAGCGCAAGGCTAGTTCGCGTCGCCGCATGGCCGCGCCGCTTGGGCGATAGGCTGCCGCGGATGACCGCTCCGCTGCTCGCCGTCGACGCGCCGTCGCTGCTCTACCGCGCGTGGTTCGCACTGCCGGACTCGATCAAGGGCGCCGGCGGGATGCCTGTCAACGCGCTGCTCGGCGCGACGAACGCGATCCTGCGGATCGTCGCCGACCGCGGCCCGCGCGCGGTCGTGATCTGCAACGGCGCGGAGGCGGCGAGATACCGCGTCGAGCGCTACGCCGGCTATCACGCCGACCGGCCGCCGGTCCCGGACGGGCTCGCGGCGCAGTTCGCCCGCGCGGGAGAGCTGTTCGAGGGCTTCGGCTGGACGCTCGCCGGCAGCGACGAGCTGGAGGCCGACGACCTGCTGCACTCGTTCTCGCTGGCAGAGGTCGAGGCGGGCGGCGGCGCGTTGCTGATGACGGGCGACCGCGACATGTTCCAGTGCGCGACCGACACGGTGACGGTGCTCTATCTCAAGACCGGCGTCAGAGGGTTCGAGGAGATGACGCCGGCGGCCGTGGAGCAGCGCTACGGCATCCCCCCGGCGCTGGTGCCCGACTTCATCGCGCTGCGTGGCGACCCGTCGGACGGGCTGCCGGGCGCGAGAGGGATCGGCGAGAAGGGCGCGGCCGACCTGCTGCGCCGCCACGGCTCGCTGGAGGCCGCGCTCGCCGCGCCTGACGGCGAGAAGCCGCGCGTCGCCACGGCGCTGCGCGAGCAGGCCGGCGAGCTGCGCGACTACCTCGCGATCGCGACGCTCCAGCGCGTCCCCGTCGCCCTCCCCGCCGACCGCCCGCTCGACCTCGCCGGCGGCGCCGACG encodes:
- a CDS encoding 5'-3' exonuclease, which produces MTAPLLAVDAPSLLYRAWFALPDSIKGAGGMPVNALLGATNAILRIVADRGPRAVVICNGAEAARYRVERYAGYHADRPPVPDGLAAQFARAGELFEGFGWTLAGSDELEADDLLHSFSLAEVEAGGGALLMTGDRDMFQCATDTVTVLYLKTGVRGFEEMTPAAVEQRYGIPPALVPDFIALRGDPSDGLPGARGIGEKGAADLLRRHGSLEAALAAPDGEKPRVATALREQAGELRDYLAIATLQRVPVALPADRPLDLAGGADEAEALGMNRLARRLRDAGDPSQL